The following proteins are encoded in a genomic region of Acidobacteriota bacterium:
- a CDS encoding DUF4350 domain-containing protein, protein MKQRLFIILGVFILGAILIGLNAASYTQKPKVVDNELQPNRSTFNSGPTGTQAFYSLLSETGRKVVRWQESTEALLTARDRKPDVFVIIGRIRRDITDAESKYLLKWVSGGGRLVLIDRAPPTELLTTSADWTIELSIPNYGKLLSVDATDSTALIKDVAAARPGQPTLLTAKVNSIQPSIFTSDVTFRRMTEQESKDRGTPNDDDVATPDNGENREVGEAPVSHFVSGNKNIVVDVPYGSGRIVFVSDPFIVSNAGISLVDNAQLAINLVATRDGIVAFDEFHHGFGSNNNRFVEYFAGTPVVAIFFQCLVLVGFIFYSKSRRFGRSVPEFEADRLSKLEYVSAMAEMQRRTRSFDLAIENIYRDFRRRASRLLGLDNHAVTTNALSIAIAERTGIDQHIVEKTLDDCEQIIFGEPTNKSEVLVLAKHIREFEDALGMRRRIKG, encoded by the coding sequence GTGAAACAAAGGCTATTTATTATTCTTGGCGTTTTCATACTTGGTGCGATCCTGATCGGGCTGAATGCGGCCTCGTACACTCAAAAGCCAAAAGTAGTCGATAACGAACTGCAGCCAAATCGATCGACTTTCAATTCGGGGCCAACAGGTACGCAGGCGTTTTACTCGCTGCTTTCGGAGACAGGCCGCAAGGTCGTTCGCTGGCAGGAATCGACCGAAGCGCTGTTAACTGCCCGAGATCGCAAGCCAGATGTGTTCGTAATAATAGGACGCATTCGGCGGGATATCACTGACGCGGAGTCAAAGTACTTGCTGAAGTGGGTTTCCGGCGGCGGCCGACTCGTTTTGATCGATCGGGCACCGCCAACTGAGTTATTAACAACGAGTGCCGATTGGACGATCGAGTTGTCGATTCCCAACTATGGCAAACTGCTTAGCGTTGACGCGACTGACTCGACGGCGTTGATCAAAGACGTCGCGGCGGCACGGCCGGGACAGCCGACGCTACTGACTGCAAAAGTAAATTCGATCCAGCCATCGATATTTACTTCGGATGTCACATTTCGGCGGATGACCGAACAAGAATCAAAAGATAGAGGCACGCCCAACGATGATGACGTCGCGACTCCGGATAATGGTGAAAATCGAGAGGTCGGCGAGGCGCCCGTCTCACATTTTGTTTCGGGAAACAAAAATATTGTGGTCGATGTGCCTTACGGCTCGGGGAGGATCGTCTTTGTCTCAGATCCTTTTATTGTGTCGAACGCCGGGATTTCTCTGGTAGATAATGCACAATTGGCGATCAATCTTGTGGCGACTCGAGACGGAATTGTTGCGTTCGACGAATTTCATCATGGCTTTGGGTCGAATAATAATCGGTTTGTCGAGTACTTTGCCGGAACACCCGTTGTCGCGATATTTTTCCAATGTCTCGTACTCGTTGGGTTCATTTTCTACTCCAAAAGCAGACGATTTGGGCGTTCTGTTCCTGAATTCGAGGCAGACAGGCTTTCAAAACTCGAATATGTTTCGGCAATGGCCGAAATGCAGCGGCGGACGCGATCATTTGATCTCGCGATCGAAAACATCTATCGTGATTTTCGCCGTCGAGCATCGCGGCTTCTCGGTCTTGATAACCATGCGGTTACGACAAATGCCCTATCGATAGCAATCGCAGAACGAACTGGGATCGACCAACATATTGTTGAAAAGACGCTCGACGATTGCGAACAAATCATTTTCGGCGAACCGACGAACAAGAGCGAGGTGCTTGTTCTTGCAAAGCATATTCGCGAATTTGAGGACGCTTTGGGGATGCGTCGGCGCATAAAGGGCTAG
- a CDS encoding DUF4129 domain-containing protein — translation MKPLKRKKGNERIRLLVMQLLVSFMFVTQAFGIGLADYLSKLEAARSDVDVLIADVENTRTGKRNLVRSEAVILRIRETLPPGLKIDVPGGIIESDTQWLIAELDDLESRVNLSEKTAVLVGIKERLDSIADRLDELNQAAASERSKDEDKQKLAEILRREEYQMPEPPKESLIERWLRELMEWLRNAFPSPDISPTSGSGGSSISFVLQILLYGGLAVAIGFLIYRFVPFLANRRGRRSKNKKADRVILGERIAANASAHDLFTEADDLARTGELRLAIRKGYIALLCELSDRKLIGLARHKTNRDYLRDVRRRPRLFENMAGMTRTYEQHWYGLKQIEANEWEDFRATYQRAVNDTGKQ, via the coding sequence ATGAAACCGCTAAAACGCAAAAAAGGCAATGAACGGATCCGACTGCTCGTCATGCAGCTATTGGTGTCATTCATGTTCGTAACCCAGGCTTTTGGAATTGGGCTGGCCGATTACCTTTCAAAATTAGAAGCGGCACGATCTGACGTGGACGTTCTCATTGCCGATGTTGAAAATACAAGGACGGGCAAACGGAACCTGGTTCGAAGTGAAGCCGTGATACTAAGGATTCGTGAAACGCTGCCTCCGGGGCTAAAGATCGACGTGCCTGGCGGAATTATCGAGAGCGATACGCAGTGGCTTATTGCCGAACTGGACGATCTCGAGAGCCGCGTAAACCTATCAGAAAAGACTGCAGTTCTAGTTGGGATCAAAGAACGGCTCGATTCGATCGCCGACCGATTGGACGAACTAAATCAAGCCGCCGCCTCCGAGAGATCAAAGGACGAGGACAAACAGAAACTTGCCGAGATCTTAAGGCGCGAAGAGTATCAAATGCCCGAACCGCCAAAAGAGAGCCTGATAGAACGATGGCTACGCGAGCTAATGGAATGGCTAAGGAATGCATTCCCAAGTCCGGATATCTCTCCGACAAGCGGCTCCGGCGGTTCGTCAATTTCTTTTGTCTTGCAGATCTTGCTATACGGAGGATTGGCGGTTGCGATCGGTTTTCTTATCTACCGGTTCGTGCCGTTTCTTGCCAACCGACGCGGCAGAAGATCCAAAAATAAGAAAGCTGACCGAGTGATACTCGGGGAACGAATTGCTGCCAATGCATCGGCTCACGACCTCTTTACGGAGGCCGATGATCTCGCCAGGACGGGTGAACTTCGGCTCGCTATCCGAAAAGGTTATATTGCTCTTCTTTGCGAACTGAGCGACCGCAAACTGATAGGTCTTGCCAGACACAAGACAAATCGCGATTATCTTCGGGACGTCCGAAGGCGGCCGAGGCTGTTTGAAAATATGGCCGGCATGACAAGGACTTATGAGCAGCATTGGTACGGCTTAAAGCAAATTGAAGCGAACGAGTGGGAGGACTTCCGGGCCACGTATCAACGTGCCGTGAACGACACCGGAAAGCAATGA